From one Streptococcus oralis genomic stretch:
- a CDS encoding YutD family protein → MRKEIAPELYNYNKFPGPEFHMNGDKVETEGIAFTLVENIKDAFDVTVFNQRFSEVLTKFDYVVGDWSNEQLRLRGFYKDDRTEEKIEKISRLQEYLLEYCSYGCAYFVLENQAPKRASFDKKLRKKDEENLPRRGKKPSQNKRKPNADKRNRRRHKDQKSQKEDKGQRHFVIRQK, encoded by the coding sequence ATGCGTAAAGAAATTGCACCTGAATTATACAACTATAACAAGTTTCCTGGCCCAGAATTTCATATGAATGGGGATAAGGTTGAGACTGAAGGAATCGCTTTTACCTTGGTTGAAAATATCAAGGATGCTTTCGATGTGACAGTCTTTAATCAACGCTTCTCAGAAGTGTTGACCAAATTTGATTATGTCGTGGGGGACTGGAGCAATGAGCAGCTCCGTCTACGTGGCTTTTACAAAGACGACCGAACAGAGGAAAAAATTGAAAAAATCAGTCGCTTACAGGAATATCTTTTAGAGTATTGTAGTTATGGTTGTGCCTATTTTGTCCTAGAAAACCAAGCACCGAAACGGGCTTCATTTGACAAAAAATTGCGTAAAAAGGATGAGGAAAACCTTCCTAGAAGAGGCAAGAAACCTTCGCAAAATAAGAGAAAACCAAATGCCGATAAGCGAAATAGACGTCGTCATAAGGACCAAAAGTCTCAGAAAGAGGACAAGGGACAGCGCCATTTTGTCATTCGTCAGAAATAG
- the rimM gene encoding ribosome maturation factor RimM (Essential for efficient processing of 16S rRNA), whose product MNYFNVGKIVNTQGLQGEMRVLSVTDFAEERFKKGAELALFDEKDQFVQTVTIASHRKQKNFDIIKFKDMYHINAIEKYKGYSLKVAEEDLNDLDDGEFYYHEIIGLEVYEGDNLIGTIKEILQPGANDVWVVKRKGKRDLLLPYIPPVVLNVDILNKRVEVEILEGLDDED is encoded by the coding sequence ATGAACTACTTTAATGTTGGAAAAATCGTTAATACGCAGGGTTTACAGGGTGAGATGCGTGTCTTGTCTGTGACGGATTTTGCTGAGGAACGGTTTAAAAAGGGGGCAGAGCTGGCTTTATTTGATGAAAAAGATCAGTTTGTCCAAACAGTGACCATCGCAAGTCACCGTAAGCAGAAGAACTTTGACATTATCAAGTTCAAAGATATGTACCATATCAATGCGATTGAAAAGTACAAGGGTTATAGTCTCAAGGTCGCTGAGGAAGATTTGAACGATTTAGATGATGGTGAATTCTATTATCACGAGATTATCGGTTTGGAAGTTTACGAGGGTGATAACTTGATTGGAACCATCAAGGAAATTCTGCAACCAGGAGCCAATGATGTCTGGGTGGTAAAGCGAAAAGGTAAGCGAGATTTGCTTTTACCTTACATTCCGCCAGTAGTTCTCAATGTTGATATTCTAAACAAGCGGGTCGAAGTGGAAATCTTAGAAGGGTTAGATGATGAAGATTGA
- the rlmN gene encoding 23S rRNA (adenine(2503)-C(2))-methyltransferase RlmN translates to MKPSIYSLTRQNMQEWVLEQGEKKFRADQIWEWLYRKRVQSFEEMTNLSKDLIAKLNDQFVVNPLKQRIVQESADGTVKYLFELPDGMLIETVLMRQHYGLSVCVTTQVGCNIGCTFCASGLIKKQRDLNNGEIVAQIMLVQKYFDERGQDERVSHIVVMGIGEPFDNYNNVLNFVRTINDDKGMAIGARHITVSTSGLAHKIRDFANEGVQVNLAVSLHAPNNELRSSIMKINRAFPIEKLFAAIEYYIETTNRRVTFEYIMLNEVNDGVEQALELAELLKNIKKLSYVNLIPYNPVSEHDQYSRSPKERVMAFYDTLKKKGVNCVVRQEHGTDIDAACGQLRSNTMKRDRQKAVAAVNP, encoded by the coding sequence ATGAAACCGTCTATTTATAGTTTAACACGTCAAAACATGCAAGAATGGGTATTAGAACAAGGGGAAAAGAAATTCCGAGCAGATCAAATCTGGGAATGGCTTTACCGTAAACGTGTCCAGTCATTTGAAGAAATGACCAACCTTTCCAAGGATTTGATTGCTAAGCTCAATGACCAGTTTGTGGTCAATCCTTTGAAACAAAGGATTGTACAAGAGTCAGCTGACGGTACTGTTAAGTATCTTTTCGAGTTGCCAGATGGCATGTTGATTGAGACAGTACTCATGCGTCAACACTACGGTTTGTCAGTCTGTGTGACCACTCAGGTCGGTTGTAATATTGGTTGTACCTTCTGTGCGTCAGGCTTGATCAAGAAGCAACGTGATCTTAATAACGGGGAAATCGTAGCGCAGATCATGCTAGTTCAGAAATACTTTGATGAACGTGGCCAGGATGAACGTGTCAGCCATATCGTTGTTATGGGAATTGGTGAACCATTTGATAATTACAACAATGTTTTGAATTTTGTCCGTACTATCAATGATGACAAGGGGATGGCTATCGGTGCTCGTCACATCACTGTTTCAACTTCAGGTTTGGCCCATAAAATTCGTGACTTTGCTAATGAAGGCGTACAGGTCAATCTGGCTGTGTCTCTTCACGCACCAAACAATGAATTGCGTTCAAGCATCATGAAGATTAACCGTGCCTTTCCGATTGAAAAGCTCTTTGCAGCTATTGAGTACTATATCGAAACAACCAATCGCCGTGTGACCTTTGAATATATCATGCTCAATGAAGTCAACGATGGTGTAGAACAAGCCTTGGAATTGGCTGAATTGCTCAAAAATATCAAGAAATTGTCATATGTCAATTTGATTCCCTATAACCCTGTTAGTGAGCATGACCAATATAGCCGTAGTCCTAAAGAGCGCGTGATGGCCTTCTACGATACCCTCAAGAAAAAAGGGGTCAACTGTGTTGTCCGTCAAGAGCATGGTACAGATATTGATGCAGCTTGTGGACAATTACGCTCCAATACAATGAAACGTGATCGCCAGAAGGCAGTCGCAGCGGTAAATCCATAA
- a CDS encoding ABC-F family ATP-binding cassette domain-containing protein — protein sequence MSILEVKNLSHGFGDRAIFEDVSFRLLKGEHIGLVGANGEGKSTFMSIVTGKMLPDEGKVEWSKYVTAGYLDQHAVLKEGQTVRDVLRTAFVELFKAETRINELYMEMAEDGADIDALMEEVGELQDRLESRDFYTLDAKIDEVARALGVMDFGMDTDVTALSGGQRTKVLLAKLLLEKPDILLLDEPTNYLDAEHIDWLKRYLQNYENAFVLISHDIPFLNDVINIVYHVENQQLTRYSGDYYQFQEVYAMKKSQLEAAYERQQKEIADLKDFVARNKARVATRNMAMSRQKKLDKMDIIELQSEKPKPSFDFKPARTPGRFIFQAKDLQIGYDRPLTKPLNLTFERNQKVAIIGANGIGKTTLLKSLLGIIPPIAGEVERGDYLELGYFEQEVEGGNRQTPLEAVWNAFPALNQAEVRAALARCGLTTKHIESQIQVLSGGEQAKVRFCLLMNRENNVLVLDEPTNHLDVDAKEELKRALKEYKGSILMVCHEPDFYEGWMDQIWDFNKLT from the coding sequence ATGAGTATTTTAGAAGTTAAAAATTTGAGTCACGGTTTTGGTGACCGTGCAATTTTTGAAGATGTGTCTTTCCGTCTCCTAAAGGGAGAACATATCGGTCTAGTTGGTGCTAACGGTGAAGGGAAATCAACCTTTATGAGTATTGTGACTGGTAAGATGTTACCTGACGAAGGGAAAGTGGAGTGGTCTAAGTATGTGACTGCTGGCTATCTGGATCAGCATGCTGTGCTAAAGGAAGGTCAAACTGTGCGTGATGTCTTGCGGACAGCCTTTGTTGAACTATTTAAAGCAGAAACTCGTATCAATGAGCTCTATATGGAAATGGCCGAAGACGGAGCGGATATTGATGCACTCATGGAAGAAGTTGGTGAACTCCAAGATCGTTTGGAAAGTCGAGATTTCTATACTTTGGATGCTAAGATTGATGAAGTAGCGCGTGCTCTCGGTGTCATGGACTTTGGCATGGATACGGATGTAACAGCCTTATCAGGTGGACAAAGAACCAAGGTGCTTTTGGCTAAACTCCTCCTTGAAAAGCCAGATATTTTGCTGCTTGACGAGCCAACCAACTACTTGGATGCTGAACACATTGACTGGCTCAAGCGTTATCTCCAAAACTATGAGAATGCCTTTGTCCTTATTTCGCATGATATTCCTTTCCTAAACGATGTAATCAATATCGTCTACCATGTGGAAAATCAACAGTTGACGCGTTACTCTGGTGACTACTACCAGTTCCAAGAAGTCTATGCCATGAAGAAATCTCAGTTGGAAGCGGCCTACGAACGTCAGCAGAAAGAGATAGCGGACCTCAAGGATTTCGTAGCCCGCAATAAAGCCCGTGTCGCAACTCGAAACATGGCCATGTCCCGTCAAAAGAAACTCGACAAGATGGATATCATTGAACTGCAAAGTGAGAAGCCAAAACCATCCTTTGATTTCAAACCAGCTCGTACGCCAGGGCGCTTTATATTCCAAGCCAAGGACTTGCAGATTGGTTATGACCGTCCACTTACCAAACCCTTAAATCTCACCTTTGAACGCAATCAAAAGGTTGCCATTATTGGAGCCAATGGTATCGGGAAAACAACTCTCTTGAAGTCTCTCTTGGGTATTATCCCACCAATCGCTGGAGAAGTCGAACGAGGTGACTACCTAGAACTTGGTTACTTTGAACAGGAAGTAGAAGGTGGAAATCGTCAAACACCACTAGAGGCCGTCTGGAATGCCTTTCCTGCCCTTAACCAAGCAGAGGTCCGTGCAGCCCTTGCTCGTTGTGGTTTGACAACCAAGCACATCGAAAGCCAAATTCAGGTCTTGTCAGGTGGGGAACAGGCCAAGGTGCGTTTCTGTCTCTTGATGAATCGTGAAAACAACGTCTTAGTACTGGACGAGCCGACCAACCACTTGGATGTGGATGCCAAGGAAGAACTCAAACGGGCGCTTAAAGAATACAAAGGAAGCATTCTTATGGTTTGCCACGAACCAGACTTTTATGAAGGCTGGATGGACCAAATCTGGGACTTTAACAAGCTAACTTAA
- a CDS encoding peptidylprolyl isomerase: protein MKKLATLLLLSTVSLAGCTSIQRGLRGDEYVDSSISAEESSKAAAQAAKDLNDALTNDNANFPQLSKEVAEDEAEVILHTNQGDIRIKLFPKLAPLAVENFLTHAKEGYYNGITFHRIIDGFMVQTGDPKGDGTGGQSIWHDKDKTKDKGTGFKNEISPYLYNIRGALAMANTGQPNTNGSQFFINQNSTDISAKLPTSKYPKKIIEAYKEGGNPSLDGKHPVFGQVIDGMDVVDKIAKAEKDEKDKPTSAITIDSIEVMKDYDFSKK from the coding sequence ATGAAAAAACTAGCAACCCTTCTTTTACTATCAACGGTATCCCTTGCTGGATGTACTAGTATCCAACGTGGTCTCCGTGGTGATGAGTATGTCGACTCTAGCATCTCAGCTGAAGAAAGCTCAAAAGCAGCTGCTCAGGCTGCCAAAGATTTGAATGACGCTTTGACCAATGACAATGCCAACTTCCCTCAACTTTCTAAGGAAGTTGCCGAAGATGAAGCCGAGGTCATTTTACACACAAATCAAGGCGATATCCGCATCAAACTCTTTCCAAAACTAGCACCACTAGCAGTTGAAAACTTCCTTACTCACGCTAAGGAAGGCTATTATAACGGCATCACCTTCCACCGTATCATCGATGGCTTTATGGTCCAAACTGGAGATCCTAAGGGAGATGGTACAGGGGGCCAATCTATCTGGCATGATAAGGATAAAACAAAGGACAAGGGAACTGGTTTCAAAAATGAAATCTCTCCTTACCTATACAATATCCGAGGAGCCCTTGCTATGGCTAATACTGGTCAACCAAACACCAACGGTAGCCAGTTCTTCATCAACCAAAACTCAACAGATATTTCAGCTAAACTCCCTACCAGCAAGTATCCAAAGAAAATCATCGAAGCCTATAAAGAAGGTGGAAATCCAAGTCTAGACGGCAAACACCCTGTCTTTGGTCAAGTCATCGATGGCATGGATGTTGTTGACAAGATTGCCAAAGCTGAAAAAGATGAGAAAGACAAACCAACGTCTGCTATCACCATTGATAGTATCGAAGTGATGAAAGACTACGACTTCAGCAAAAAATAA
- a CDS encoding alpha/beta hydrolase, with the protein MKRIDVSTKIGSLSVTYQKQKKVLVCLNGAGLLPSYENFSLILEKLPPTIGYLTIDFPNTGRSPIHDQAGKKLDNLVDAVYEVLEELAISEYILCVHSLSGILACKLLNKPIKCQALVAIEPTTKKVIFADFSETPYPGMEEQMRLIDEYGPELYLKNLTQAIFSPETNKEIWEIIQEKSLELEKQNPGFQISGEITEEDFEDVSIADCIPVFIFCQAYREKEYRESEYWTSNTKLILGGNHHYLQWSESKKIAAIIRELSE; encoded by the coding sequence ATGAAGAGGATTGATGTGTCTACGAAAATTGGCAGTCTCTCTGTTACTTATCAAAAGCAAAAGAAAGTGCTAGTTTGTCTAAATGGAGCAGGTTTGCTACCAAGTTATGAAAATTTTTCACTTATACTTGAAAAACTTCCTCCCACAATTGGTTATTTGACAATTGATTTTCCAAACACAGGTAGAAGTCCGATTCATGACCAAGCTGGAAAAAAGCTGGATAATCTTGTAGACGCAGTTTATGAAGTACTTGAAGAATTGGCGATTTCTGAATATATACTTTGTGTACATAGTTTGAGTGGAATTTTAGCTTGCAAATTGCTCAACAAGCCAATTAAGTGTCAAGCTTTAGTAGCGATTGAACCGACAACTAAAAAAGTCATATTTGCTGATTTTTCAGAAACTCCTTATCCAGGAATGGAAGAGCAGATGAGGTTGATTGACGAGTATGGTCCTGAACTTTATTTGAAGAATTTAACTCAAGCAATATTTAGCCCTGAAACGAATAAAGAAATCTGGGAAATAATACAAGAAAAAAGCTTAGAGTTGGAAAAGCAAAATCCAGGATTTCAGATATCTGGAGAGATTACTGAGGAAGATTTTGAGGATGTATCAATAGCAGATTGTATCCCTGTATTTATTTTCTGTCAGGCTTATAGAGAAAAAGAGTACAGAGAATCAGAATATTGGACTTCCAATACTAAACTCATTTTAGGAGGAAATCACCATTATTTACAATGGTCAGAATCAAAAAAGATTGCGGCTATTATTCGAGAATTGTCAGAATAA
- a CDS encoding zinc-ribbon domain-containing protein encodes MILFWGSKGYQKDLGHTQTAIECGHCNNVDTWEIVETGRKFTLYWIPLFPYGKSYFVSCPICHYGKEIEKSEVENYLNY; translated from the coding sequence ATGATTTTATTTTGGGGTTCTAAAGGTTATCAGAAAGATTTGGGACATACGCAAACTGCGATCGAATGTGGTCACTGTAACAATGTCGACACTTGGGAGATCGTAGAAACTGGGCGCAAGTTCACCCTCTACTGGATTCCACTTTTTCCTTATGGTAAAAGTTACTTCGTTTCTTGTCCGATTTGCCACTACGGTAAAGAAATTGAGAAATCTGAAGTTGAAAACTATTTAAATTACTAG
- a CDS encoding helix-turn-helix transcriptional regulator, with product MAKESKIITNLKSVRESTGMTQQELADLIGMRRETILHLENNRYNPSLEMALKIAQVFNLKVEDLFELRKKEEA from the coding sequence ATGGCCAAAGAAAGCAAGATTATTACTAATCTCAAATCTGTTCGTGAGTCCACAGGCATGACCCAGCAGGAGTTAGCCGACCTCATCGGAATGCGACGCGAGACAATTCTGCACTTGGAAAATAACCGTTACAATCCTTCGCTGGAAATGGCTCTTAAAATTGCTCAAGTTTTTAATCTTAAAGTAGAAGACCTCTTTGAACTCAGAAAAAAAGAGGAAGCATAA
- a CDS encoding DUF3796 domain-containing protein: protein MKKSKKMRGLIAMIAVALFIDFTVLFGSNLSWGTKLVIAGISVLGQIVAIWGWLHMKPLPHKSQKGKGKIIFDLSAKLYTILLFAASIFYTVGIWVATPSESSGIKEWILGIGLVIEVIVFGSFSLRNVKETPDERFYANLAKTASLMFVFILGALMILAVIIGYMGSLTLYMGQIFISIAALICIFAVAYLILERRG from the coding sequence ATGAAAAAAAGTAAAAAAATGCGTGGCCTCATTGCAATGATTGCCGTAGCTCTCTTTATTGATTTTACTGTTTTATTTGGTTCTAATCTTAGTTGGGGAACCAAGTTAGTTATTGCTGGTATTTCAGTGTTAGGTCAGATTGTAGCTATTTGGGGCTGGCTACATATGAAACCACTGCCCCATAAGAGTCAGAAAGGTAAGGGAAAGATTATTTTTGACTTGTCTGCTAAGCTTTACACGATACTTTTGTTTGCAGCAAGCATTTTTTATACAGTAGGAATTTGGGTTGCGACCCCAAGCGAAAGTTCTGGTATTAAAGAATGGATTTTAGGAATTGGCCTCGTTATTGAAGTGATTGTATTTGGTTCTTTCTCTTTGAGAAATGTCAAGGAAACTCCAGACGAACGCTTTTATGCTAATTTAGCAAAAACAGCTAGCTTGATGTTTGTTTTTATACTAGGTGCACTGATGATCCTAGCAGTTATCATTGGGTATATGGGGTCTCTCACTCTTTACATGGGCCAGATCTTTATTAGCATAGCTGCCTTGATTTGCATCTTTGCGGTTGCCTATCTTATTTTGGAACGTAGAGGATAA
- a CDS encoding MazG nucleotide pyrophosphohydrolase domain-containing protein — protein MKDLTFRQLQAYLLEHYQQSRTEEGLFIKLVEEVGEVAEVLNGRSGRKEGVQDSNEELAKELADIIHYTVAIAAINDIDLTKTIFDKDKKAAIKYQHERDLESFLKGKES, from the coding sequence ATGAAGGATTTAACCTTTAGACAATTACAAGCTTACTTACTCGAACATTACCAGCAATCTCGAACTGAGGAAGGCCTCTTTATCAAGCTAGTGGAGGAAGTCGGAGAAGTAGCCGAGGTCTTGAATGGGCGCTCTGGTCGAAAAGAGGGCGTCCAGGACTCAAATGAGGAACTTGCCAAAGAACTAGCTGATATTATTCACTACACGGTCGCTATTGCGGCTATCAACGATATTGACCTAACCAAAACCATCTTTGACAAAGATAAAAAAGCGGCCATTAAGTACCAACATGAAAGAGATTTGGAGAGTTTTTTGAAGGGGAAGGAGAGTTGA
- the trmD gene encoding tRNA (guanosine(37)-N1)-methyltransferase TrmD yields MKIDILTLFPEMFSPLEHSIVGKAREKGLLDIQYHNFREYAEKARHVDDEPYGGGQGMLLRAQPIFDAFDAIEKNNPRVILLDPAGKQFDQAYAEALAQEEELIFICGHYEGYDERIKTLVTDEISLGDYVLTGGELAAMTMIDATVRLIPEVIGKESSHQDDSFSSGLLEYPQYTRPYDYRGMVVPDVLMSGHHEKIRQWRLYESLKKTYERRPDLLDNYQLTAEEEKMLAAIKENKE; encoded by the coding sequence ATGAAGATTGATATTTTAACCCTCTTTCCGGAGATGTTTTCTCCGCTGGAGCACTCGATTGTTGGGAAGGCTCGAGAAAAAGGGCTCTTGGATATCCAGTACCATAATTTCAGAGAATACGCTGAAAAAGCCCGTCATGTTGACGATGAGCCCTACGGAGGCGGTCAAGGAATGTTGCTCCGTGCCCAACCTATTTTCGATGCCTTTGATGCCATTGAAAAGAATAATCCCCGCGTCATTCTTCTCGATCCTGCTGGGAAACAATTCGATCAAGCTTACGCTGAGGCTTTGGCTCAAGAAGAGGAACTGATCTTTATCTGTGGTCACTATGAAGGGTATGACGAGCGCATCAAGACCTTGGTAACCGATGAAATTTCTCTAGGAGACTATGTTTTGACTGGAGGAGAATTGGCGGCCATGACCATGATTGATGCGACCGTTCGCCTGATACCAGAAGTGATTGGTAAGGAGTCTAGCCACCAGGATGATAGCTTTTCTTCAGGTCTTCTCGAATATCCTCAGTATACACGCCCTTATGACTATCGAGGCATGGTCGTGCCAGATGTGCTCATGAGTGGGCACCATGAAAAGATTCGCCAGTGGCGACTGTATGAGAGTCTAAAGAAAACCTACGAGCGCAGACCTGACCTACTAGATAACTATCAACTAACAGCCGAAGAAGAAAAGATGCTGGCTGCAATCAAAGAAAACAAAGAATAA
- the kphA gene encoding RNA-binding protein KphA — protein MDTIENLIIAIVKPLISQPDALTIKIEDTPEFLEYHLDLDQSDVGRVIGRKGRTISAIRTIVYSVPTEDKKVRIVIDEK, from the coding sequence ATGGATACGATTGAAAATCTCATTATTGCGATTGTGAAACCTTTGATTTCACAACCTGATGCCTTAACTATCAAGATTGAAGACACACCAGAGTTTTTGGAGTATCACTTGGATCTTGACCAAAGCGATGTCGGTCGTGTTATCGGTCGTAAGGGTCGCACTATCTCAGCGATAAGAACGATTGTCTACTCTGTCCCAACTGAAGACAAGAAAGTAAGAATCGTTATCGATGAAAAATAA
- a CDS encoding ATP cone domain-containing protein translates to MQVIKRNGEIAEFDPDKIYQAVLKAAQTVYVLTDDLRQNLAQVTKKVVLDLEEAKVERATISMIQSMVEHRLLGAGYITIAEHYISYRLQRDLERSGYGDHIAVHLHFEQIR, encoded by the coding sequence ATGCAAGTAATCAAACGTAATGGAGAAATTGCTGAATTTGATCCAGATAAAATTTACCAAGCTGTCCTAAAAGCAGCTCAAACAGTTTATGTTTTGACCGATGACTTGCGTCAAAACTTAGCGCAAGTTACAAAAAAAGTCGTTTTGGACTTGGAAGAAGCAAAAGTAGAACGTGCTACTATCAGCATGATCCAATCAATGGTTGAGCACCGCTTACTTGGAGCTGGTTACATCACAATTGCAGAACACTATATCTCTTATCGTTTGCAACGCGATTTGGAGAGAAGTGGTTATGGCGACCATATCGCCGTTCACCTTCATTTTGAACAAATCCGTTAA
- a CDS encoding VanZ family protein — translation MTRKRELILRLGVAVYSLCIVCFCFTPQPQLPTGVETPGIQTFGRLVFLLTPLNSLWNLGEVTSLGQVIWIFLQNILNVFLLFPMVFQLIYLCPNLRQTKKILLLSFLLSLGIECTQLVLDFFFDFNRVFEIDDLWTNTLGGYLAWLLYKGLHKNKMRN, via the coding sequence ATGACTAGAAAAAGAGAATTAATCTTAAGATTGGGAGTGGCTGTCTACAGCCTTTGCATTGTCTGTTTTTGCTTCACTCCGCAGCCTCAACTTCCTACAGGAGTGGAAACTCCAGGTATTCAAACTTTTGGACGCCTGGTTTTTCTTTTAACTCCCTTAAACTCCCTTTGGAATCTAGGTGAAGTGACCAGTTTGGGACAAGTCATTTGGATCTTTTTGCAGAATATTTTAAATGTCTTCTTGCTCTTCCCTATGGTCTTTCAACTCATCTATCTCTGTCCAAACCTGCGGCAAACGAAAAAAATCCTCCTTCTCAGCTTTCTTCTGAGTCTAGGAATTGAGTGCACGCAATTGGTTTTAGATTTTTTCTTTGATTTTAATCGCGTCTTTGAGATTGATGATTTGTGGACTAATACCTTGGGAGGCTATCTGGCTTGGCTCCTCTATAAAGGACTGCATAAAAACAAGATGAGGAATTAG
- the rpsP gene encoding 30S ribosomal protein S16, which produces MAVKIRLTRMGSKKKPFYRINVADSRSPRDGRFIETVGTYNPLVAENQVTLKEDRILAWLADGAQPSDTVRNILSKEGVLKKFHDSKFSK; this is translated from the coding sequence ATGGCAGTTAAAATCCGTTTGACTCGTATGGGTTCTAAGAAAAAACCTTTCTACCGTATCAACGTAGCAGACTCACGTTCACCACGTGACGGACGTTTCATCGAAACAGTTGGGACTTACAACCCACTTGTTGCTGAAAACCAAGTAACTTTGAAAGAAGACCGCATTCTTGCATGGTTGGCTGATGGAGCTCAACCTTCAGATACAGTTCGCAACATCCTTTCAAAAGAAGGTGTATTGAAAAAATTCCACGATTCTAAATTCTCAAAATAA